The Tachysurus fulvidraco isolate hzauxx_2018 chromosome 26, HZAU_PFXX_2.0, whole genome shotgun sequence genome segment TTGCATATATAGGAGTGTAAATAAGAAATTGGGGAAATCAAATTAGGTAAAATTTCCTGTTTAAGTTATTAGAGTCCATAAGAATTCCGGAAATATTTCAAGAGGAAAAAACTACAGCAAAGGCAAAGCCAAACAACTGAGgtattactacacacacactagcatacTAGTGGAGAATGGTTTATGCTTCAATGCTTCAAGTCATCAGCAAGTTTTCGTAGCACAAATTGAACATTTGAAGCAGAAGACTATGAAACAACATGATGAAACACATTTTCATTTGTGACAATTGTTTATAAAGGTTTTTTACTGTCAGGAGAGGTTTTCCAATCGTTGCAGACTCCTTTGAATTCTGGGATTTTAGCACCGATGAGATGATGCCAATAATTTATGAAGATGATTCcgagcaaaactgaactgctggtTATCCCAGGTAAGTCATACCCAGGTCGGGATCTTCCTGCACTCTGATCACTCTCTGATCTCCCCTTTGGCCAGTGGAGTAACCATGGACAGTTGATTGTGCATGTcagtctggataagggcatctgatCTTGATCTTTCCTGAATcgttctaaaaaaaattgttcttctttaaaaacactttaattgTTTAACACATAATCATGCCACATGTAAATCAGTTAGAATGTCAGTCTGGAAATACAGCATGAGGATCATTGTATTAGATCACATTGTTCTAGTTATCTGTAATTATCCCAAACCTCTACAGCATCAGCATTAATTTTAGCTCCCAGTGACCTTTCATAACAAAAAAGGGTGAATAAATTACAAGTGCTGCTAAAGCTTAAAAATTGTATTAGCAACTAATtacataatattaaaaacactGCTAGCTAGCCAATATGTgtatttcatcatcattttgTGAACAGGACAGGCAAGAGAGAATAAATGTTAAAGTAATGTTTGTCTCATATTTTCAAGGGTTATCAGGGTTGTGTATAGGTGTTGAAGATCCGAATTATGGCAGCCCCAACACTGACAATCTGCTACAGTTGGGACCCTGAACAAAACTCTTGACCTTCTCAGTTCCGTGCGTGTGGCATCTACCTCAGCTTCCTAAAAAACTACAGAACAAGCAACttattgtgttagtgtttgtgtgataaATGTTTAGTTAACTTTGTAGACAGTTATAATTTACTCCCTCTACTCCGACTCCCTCTAAAacatctctgtttgttttaactTTGCTTTATTTGCTGCATTGtgcattttttgtattattaaatttaagATTGGAAAAAGTGacgttgatgatgatgatgatgatgacgatgatgatgatggaacaactgtttatagccactatgaatagatttttttaaaatatgacttcatataaattcaataaatttattttcaataaattcaacttgcatgttttcttttttttttccaagtgtATTTCAGGATTTAGAAGATAAAACAAAGAGTATACTTGATCTACTTGATGTCCTTATTAAAATTTATCATAGTCTaagtaaaagaaatatataaaacatactgAAACAACTTTTGTGGTCTTATCTGGAACAGAAACTGCAAGTAGGTGAAAATGTGGGTTTTAGTGGCTGTGAAATGCTGTGTGAGGTTGCACTTCatcacaatgtaaaaaaaactctaGCCTTGCTTTACATATCCAGGTTCTTCATTCTCTTTGGTCATTGTAGATAAGATTTCTTTGGACAATGGAGCTCTTTTGTAATTATGTAATTCATATTAAAGTTAAGAACATCATTTGCACcagttgtgtatgtgactggATGACAGAATCGCTAAGCACTCAAGAGTAACTTCCCTCCAGCAAAAGTGTCAGGTTTATGCACAGGTTCACATGAATAAATCTCACCAtcactgtttttaaaaatattgtgaAATCCTCAGTAATCATAAACTCCCACCATGTTTCCTCCACTTGCTTTTCAAAGCGGTTTCTCCAGATTATGAGCCTCATTTCCCAATATGTTCGTTTTTCTCTTCTTTAAGCTGGGTCAGTGTCTTTTTCAGTAACCCCAGCTCTCTATCCTATGAAATATTCCTCTAGCTTTGGTTTGGAGGTCAATATATATCTCTGGATTTCAGGAATCATGATTTTCACAAgtcttctctcttcctccatTCCATCCTCTCCTTCATAGGCCCTGTTATGGTTTCTTTTGTTAAAATGGTTTGTCTATGATTTCAGTAAATCTCCCAAATATCCTTTGGGTATGATTTTTACGTCTTAAACCTCTAATATTGACTGGCGTACTAAAAATGAACAAGTAAACAAATACTTGatattgcttttgtttttgttttttatctgtaGCATGTATCTGCTACCATCTACTGGACATAGTGTCCAAATAGTCAATGAAGGtattagacatacagtatgatgtCCAGCAAGTGACCTCATTCTTGCTTAATTCACATCTTATTCCATAtggctttaatttatttatttattcattcattcattcattcattcattcatttatttatattgactGCAATTTCACCCAAAGAAAATTTAGGACACTTAGttccaccaacaacaacaacaataatagaaCAAGTGTCAACGATCTTGCAGGGAAATACATTAACAAGGTTATACATCTAAAATTATAAGTCAATCTTCTAATAGACTTTCTGTTATTTGTTAGCAATGAATGTGCTTGATCTTTTCCCCCtggtaaaatcacacacacacacacacacacacacacacacacacacacacacacacacacacacacacacacacacacacacacacacacacacacacacgcacacacacacaccccactttTTTTAACTGAATCAAACATTAACTTTTccagaaagaaaagacaaagtCAAGGGTACTGATGAATGTTCATAGGAGATTTGTtccaaaattttaaataaacatttcttcacGAAAAGCTTCACggtgttaataaaacattatttttgtagtaataaTATCAGAACATCCATAATTGTCCATAATTGTTATATTTCTTACATCCTATTTCCTTCTGATGACATGTTAAGAATCAGTAGATCGGTCCTTCTTCATCTCATGGCATTAAATTGACATTGAAGTAACTTTGTAAATTCTTACAGAGTGATTGGACAAACTAAAACTCTTTTATTTTGCATCAAAGCCCTGTGATATTCGCTTGTATGAGGTTTAAATGTGTGGAAGAAGTGTACGTTCCTGTATTGATATTGTTGTAAGAGCATCTGCCGGGACTCCTAAAGATGGAGATGCAGAATTTTTCAGATCTCAATGCTATGCTGAACAAGAATGCAACCCACCTCATTACAAAGATACACCTAGGTCAATCATAAATCTGTCAGTAAGAAGACAAACAAAGATCAATAATAGAAAGaagcagaaaaacaagaaaagaaaggaaaggcgTAAGGCTAAAAAAACAGGCAGAGATGGAGAAGAAAATCTAAAAGAGTGAGCATTTGGTTAAGGACATAAAACAGTTAAATATGAATGACTAAAAGAAGACAACTGATCAGACGCTGTCTCTTTATAGCTGGAAGAAGAtactgaaagaaagaagaaagaaagttttATTTCCAGAAGTTCAAGAGAACTCTgaatctcttttcttttcatatattctttttgataaatgaatgaataggtTGCTAAGTCTACTTTGAATTAGATCTTGTATGATTATGATTTTTGCAGTGAAATTATTAAAGCTCACTGTGACACTTATCCACTTTAGAATTTGCTCATGTCATAGTATAGCACTCGCAGTGAAAATATTGATAACATATTTCAAACCTTGTTACGAGAATTTGGCTGAGAACATTATGCTCTAGTTACTGAAACCACAAAGTATCAGTCATATGTAACCACAGCTTTTCAGCTATAGGAGGTTAACTGCAACCATATAACCATATACAATTATTAACCTTTAGAGATGAGgaataaacatgtttaacacTCCAAGTGTCACAGCCGGTAATGTTAATTGATTTGGACGATGTAAGGTCCAAAGAGGTCAGAACTCACAACGAAATCCaatttaaaatgtcataaagtATAAAAAACCAGGGAAATGTTATCTaagtgtgcattctattgtaggcaggctcagtgcatgttatactaTACAAATGCAGGCGTACACTTGGAGAGAGTATCTGGGTTTGTTACTGTCTTTGCATTCTAATTagttttacttattctaatactgtttgattatttgaaggagatttttatttgtatgtttattttattttactttactctatattacacacatctatctgtattacattgcttttaataaaagcaagacaaaaaggtctaagtctgacaccttcatctaaagattcaaacaatagtttaggtagaagaacttgaagaggatcctttgttagaagaccgaagGACCTGTGTTCAAGGTAAGGCCAACTCTGgaagttgatcttgtgttttcaaaactaactTGTGCTGCTAAAGCTTAAAAATTCTATTAGCAACTAAttacataatattaaaaaagatgttttgcaaacataaataaacactgctaGCTAGCCAACATGTGTATTTCATAATCATTTTGTGAACAGGACAGGCAAGAGAGAATAAATGTTAAAGTAATGTTTGTCTCATATTTTGCAGGGTTTTGAGGTTTGGTAGGCGATTCAGACACTGGCACTGACCATCTGCTACAGTTGGGACCCAGAACAGAACTCTTAACCTTCTCAGCTCCGTGCGTGTGGCATCGACCTCAGCTTCCTAAAAAGCAACAGAATAAGCAactaattgtgttaatgtttgtgtgatAAATGTTTGGTTAACTTTGTAGACAGTTATAATTTACTCCCTCTACTCAGACTCCCTCTAAAACATCTCTGTTTCTTTTAACTTTGCTTCATTTGCGGCatcttgcatttttttgtattattaaatttaagattggaaaaagtgatgatgatgatggaacaACTGTTTTTAGccactataaatatatattttatgactTCATTCTTGAATAAATTCAACTTGCATGTCTTctagtgtttttttcccccaagtcTCATTTTGTTAACTAAGTTCAAAGATTTTATGTCTAAAACTTCTAGCAATGACTTACTTCATAAAAATTGCcaagtaaacaaaaatgatttgttgCATTCAATGAGCACTTATTTTCTATCCTAAACCTACTGTACAACATGGTTTAGACAGGGGACCAGgggaggaaggagacagacccatacGCAATAAAGACAAGACAGTAAAAGATGAGAACTaagacaatacaaatgacgacacttaacaatgactaaggcacacgtaactaatgattccacgctgccatcggcaatgcTGCTCACTTTAATACATAAGATAACGAGAcacaattaggaacaggtgtggagacagggaggagcagacgaaggcggggcagacatgtgacaacaacaataacagtagCCAGAAGTCCGGACTGATCCCTgacaccatttatttatttatttttttagttttacagCTGTACAGAGgaaagacaagaaaagaagaaaaaacaaaacaaaacaaaaagtgagaCAAAACACCAAGCTCAAGGAGACAAAACAACAAGATCAAAAACAAACGTATATAAACATACTCAAATACATACAGGACTGTCATACTACAAacacttttttccctttaaaacTCCTTAATAACCTCCTTATTAatcagaagattctgaatgttttacattttacatgttacattcaaagctgtgtttgtactttttatttattttattcagaagaaattcagtctctgttgtctgttacttgacatgtagtaaagacaactacagtattgctttccattcaagtgccatacacaTTCAGACTCTTGAAATTtgacaataaattatatagaaatgtatgtgctttattgattttattaacatgagggtacactattttaagtgacaatataagattcggacctttgctggaaGGAAATTTTAgaaactggacctctttgaattttaattgaatacccctgattTAGAAGATAAAACAGAGAGAATACTTCATGtccttattaatatttatcacAGTCTGagtaaaagaaatatataaaacatactgAATCAactttcttgtgtttttatctGGAACAGAAACTGCAATTAGGcggaaatgtgttttttttggtgtctGTGAAATGCTGTCTGTGAGGTTGCACGTCatcacaatgtaaaaaaaactctaGCCTTGCTTGACGTATCCAGGTTCCTCAATCTCTTTGGTCATTGTAGATAAGATTGTTTTGGACAATGGAGATGCAGCAGAGACTCTCCAGGTCACAGAATGTGTATGAACaaacaaagagaaacaaaccaaaactGAGACAACATACCGGCAGCTCCCACCAAAATATTCTGCAAGAAATGCTCCAGGTAATCAAGAGTTAAAATCTGAATGCACAGATCCAGTAGGTGAACAAACTAAAGGATGTTCGAATGGCTAATGATTGGtctatatatttcatttattgtcaATAATTAAAACAGATACTATtgtgatattaatttatatgaattgtttttaaaatgtaggGAAGAAGATAATGGTGCTACTTATCATCATGAACATTTTACTGACCGCCGTCCTTTTGGTTACGGTGATACACTGTGAGTCGTGTACATTTTATCTtggaaaatgtgtttgtgtttaacttCAAGTGTGAGAATCATAACAATGATTAGTTACTGATTTAAGTACAGAGAGTAAACTACACCGACACAGACAATGATTTTGGgagaaataacagaaaaaagagataCCATTAATAGTCATTTGTTCTTTTGTAGACCACCACTTTAGACAAATATGGCCAGCAGTGTTGGACAACCAGAAGACTAACCAAGGTAAATCTGACAGATAGAGATACTTGGCTTTGCATTCCTCCTTTagggtgaaataaaacattgaacTTGTTCTTTTGTCGACTGTCACTTTAGATCACTTTTCAACCTCAttgaacactcactcactcactcactcattttctaccgcttatccgaacttctcgggtcacggggagcctgtgcctatctcaggcatcatcaggcatcaaggcaggatacaccctggatggagtgccaacccatcgcagggcacacacacactcacacattcactcacacacttacacactacagacaattttccagggatgccaatcaacctaccatgcatgtctttggaccgggggatgAAACCGGGGTGCTCGGAGGAAACcgcagaggcacggggagaacatgcaaactccacacacaaggcagaggcgggaatcgaacccccaaccctggaggtgtgaagcaaacgtgctaaccactaagccactgtgcccccctctCATTGAACACCTTTTGATGAATACAAACACTGCATTACCGCTATAGTGGCTGTGTTCATATTGGACTGATCAGGTGTCcaaatatatttagaaatgttGTGTCTTCTAAAACTAAATATGGATTTTTttgattttccagagatgtggTATCTTCATGGcgaagtgttttatttgttctggAGTGATCAGGGTGACTGTGAAACAGCTACACAGTTTTGTGCCCTCAGGAAGGCCAAACTTACAACTGTAACAAAATCCAAcagggtatacacacacacacacacacacacacacacacacaaatatatataagctGTAAATATATGTCGATCTGTGCAGCTTACAGAAATTCTGTTTCTTTGGGCtattaagagtgtgtgtgtgtgtgtgtgtgtgtgtgtgtgtgtgtgtgtgtgtgtgtgtgtgtatgtgtgtgtaggactgGCTGCATTCACAGATCAATGGAAAGCACATGCTAGTGCAAATGAACCAGCCACAAAGTTCCGGAGATGGTTTCGATTCTGATACGGTATTTATAGTGAATATATCTATATTGTATAAAATGCTTCATATTTTCCACCTTAATCTCCACTCTGACATCTGACATCAATCTGACCTTTCAGCAAAATGTATAACTAAACCGAACAAACTAGACGGCTgcattgtaaatgtaatgaataaaacattactgGGTGTGCTGATATTTTTAATGCTCTGGAACTTCTACTAACAAAGTTCCTCTCTTCATTAACACCATTGCAGATGTGGGCAGTTGTTCCCTCGAAagtgtttctttcttctctcactTGAGATTTTAAGACATTATAAGACATCTTGTCATGATGCTAAACAGAGCATAGCATAAGTCCTACCTTAGAACATACAATTACAGGTGCTGACACTAGTGACTCCCTACgaaaatgctaaataaagaCCAGTAAATACCATAAATCAGTACTTTCTGACCaacaagaattcaacagcactttGGTATAAAACTAATGTTACCAAATGTTTCATCTTTCTGACCATGTTCACACCTATTTTCAGGTCGATGACGAGTCTGACTGCGAGATCTTCGGTGCGACCTCTCGACTCATTGAGGAGGTGGAACGGGTGGAGGGATGGGTGTGTGAAAGATCAGCGCAGGGGTGAAATATTAAAGCTTTTTGAAGTTTACAAATGGAATACAGGACATTTAGGAAACAATGGATCGGTGTTGTCCAAATGCATGAGAGTTCACAAGTGTGCACTAGACGCAATTAATGTTTATCATATTTACAATATGTGTTGATGACTTTACCAGGAATGAGGAGCCAAGAGGAGTAACAGTTACAAATCTTTCAGGAAAGTTTCATTCATAGTTCAGTGTAAATGCGACAATAGCGTAAAGtaaaaaacagatgaaaaagaaaaaaaatttgaaataaagtGAGTACGAAATCAATGGAGCCtaacaaatgtttattgataTGTGTTTCATATTTTTGCTGCACAGAATGTAAgtaacatttacaaaataaaaactgtttttgGTTGAAAATGCATGCAAAGATTCGAatttcatcaccatcatcatcatcatcctcaaaaaaaaataaaaatagtaatcaTGTAATTCCTGTTAAAGTTAAGAAAATCATTTGTACCAGTTGTGTATGTGGCTGGATGACAGAATCGCTAAGTGCTCAAGAGTAACTTCCCTCAACTTCCCTCCAGCAAAAGTGTCAGGTTTATGCACAGGTAcactcaatcattttctaccgctttatccaaacttctcgggtcacggggagcctgtgcctatctcaggcgtcattaccatgcatgtctttggaccgggggaggaaaccggagtacccggaggaaacccccgaggcacggggagaacatacaaactccacacagaccaggagaggcgg includes the following:
- the LOC113640209 gene encoding uncharacterized protein LOC113640209 isoform X4 encodes the protein MEMQQRLSRSQNVYEQTIPEEQTQTEEIYRTPQLPQKKSARNAPGKKIMVLLIIMNILLTAVLLVTVIHYHHFRQIWPAVLDNQKTNQEMWYLHGEVFYLFWSDQGDCETATQFCALRKAKLTTVTKSNRDWLHSQINGKHMLVQMNQPQSSGDGFDSDTVDDESDCEIFGATSRLIEEVERVEGWVCERSAQG